One genomic window of Cercospora beticola chromosome 5, complete sequence includes the following:
- a CDS encoding uncharacterized protein (antiSMASH:Cluster_6) translates to MASGADQLYALKYPFKDPKFIFFTDFDGTITLKDSNDYMTDNIGFGGDLRRQGNRDVLEGKDTFRDSFRKMLDSVKKPFPECIDYLVENIKLDPGFKEYFEWSLAQGIPTVVVSSGMEPIIRAILKNLIGPDHDKLDIVANDVEAREGMSIDQEGGWTIKYHDESGFGHDKSLTIRPYANLPASQRPTLFYAGDGVSDLSAARETDLLFAKKGHDLIRYCARENVPFTVFEDWTDILKVTKQIVAGEKSVQDAAKEGFEDFKSGNAGLEANGHAK, encoded by the exons ATGGCAAGCGGAGCCGATCAACTCTATGCCCTCAAGTATCCCTTCAAGGATCCCAAGTTCATCTTCTTTACCGACTTCGATGGAACAATTACCTTGAAGGATAGCAATGATTACATG ACAGACAACATAGGCTTCGGCGGAGATCTCCGAAGACAAGGAAATCGAGATGTCCTCGAAGGCAAGGACACTTTCCG TGACTCCTTCCGCAAGATGCTGGATTCTGTCAAGAAGCCCTTTCCGGAATGTATCGACTACCTCGTAGAGAACATCAAGCTTGACCCTGGCTTCAAGGAGTATTTCGAGTGGTCTCTTGCTCAAGGCATTCCCACTGTCGTTGTCTCATCCGGCATGGAGCCTATCATCCGGGCTATCCTCAAGAATTTGATCGGGCCGGATCACGATAAGCTTGATATCGTTGCCAACGATGTCGAGGCCAGAGAAGGCATGAGCATTGACCAAGAAGGCGGCTGGACGATCAAATATCACGATGAATC CGGCTTCGGACATGACAAGTCCCTGACCATTCGGCCATACGCCAACCTCCCAGCAAGCCAGCGCCCCACACTTTTCTACGCAGGCGACGGCGTCTCAGATCTTTCTGCCGCTCGCGAGACCGACCTTCTCTTCGCAAAGAAGGGCCACGATCTCATCCGCTACTGTGCCCGGGAAAATGTGCCATTCACTGTCTTTGAGGACTGGACTGATATCCTCAAGGTGACGAAGCAGATTGTCGCCGGGGAGAAGAGCGTGCAGGATGCTGCCAAGGAGGGGTTTGAGGATTTCAAGTCTGGCAACGCAGGGCTGGAGGCGAACGGACATGCGAAGTAA
- the PRP43 gene encoding DEAH-box ATP-dependent RNA helicase prp43 (antiSMASH:Cluster_6), protein MAEEEKPRKSRFKRVKTSDDRDNPYLQHMYTDSDSSSGVHLNGGGANGHSSSNGASGDMSTWKRHTTTAAMAKMAEDGPSNPFTGEQLSDRYFGILKVRRDLPVHAQRQEFLDMFQKTQILVFVGETGSGKTTQIPQFVLYDDLPQMQGKMVACTQPRRVAAMSVAQRVAQELDVKLGEEVGYSIRFEDMTSEKTILKYMTDGMLLREAMNDHDLKRYSCIILDEAHERTLATDILMGLLKEVVKRRPDLKIIIMSATLDAQKFQKYFNNAPLLAVPGRTHPVEIFYTPEPERDYVEAALRTVLQIHATEPEGDVLLFLTGEEEIEDCCRKISMEADEMIREAGAGPLKVYPLYGSLPPAQQQKIFEPAPPPYQAGGRPGRKVIVSTNIAETSLTIDGIVYVVDPGFSKQKVYNPRIRVESLLVSPISKASAQQRAGRAGRTRPGKCFRLYTEGAFKKELIDQSYPEILRSNLANTVLELKKLGIDDLVHFDLMDPPAPETLMRALEELNYLACLDDEGELTHLGKLASEFPLDPALAVMLISSPEFYCSNEVLSMTALLSVPQVFTRPAAKRKQADEMKSLFTHEEGDHLTMLNVYHAFKGPAAQENAKQWCHDHYLSYRALQQADNVRMQLKRIMEREEIELVSTDFNDKNYYTNIRKALCAGFFMQVAKKDTSGKTYVTVKDNQSVLLHPSTVLGQDSEWVLYNEFVLTSKNYIRTVTAVKPEWLLDIAPNYYDVDSFPKGEVQSSLRRTAQKMARRSEMKTR, encoded by the coding sequence AtggccgaagaagagaagcctCGCAAGTCGCGCTTTAAGCGTGTCAAGACGTCCGACGACCGCGACAATCCATACCTCCAACATATGTACACCGACAGCGATTCCTCGAGCGGCGTGCACCTGAATGGTGGCGGCGCAAATGGCCACTCGTCCTCCAATGGCGCCAGTGGAGATATGAGCACATGGAAGAGGCACACAACGACGGCGGCTATGGCTAAGATGGCGGAAGACGGGCCCAGCAATCCCTTCACTGGCGAGCAACTGAGTGATCGTTACTTTGGCATCCTCAAGGTCCGACGAGATCTCCCCGTGCATGCGCAAAGGCAGGAGTTCTTGGACATGTTTCAGAAGACACAGATTTTGGTATTTGTCGGAGAGACGGGTTCAGGAAAGACGACGCAGATCCCCCAATTCGTGCTGTATGACGATCTGCCCCAAATGCAAGGGAAGATGGTGGCATGTACGCAGCCTCGTCGTGTAGCTGCAATGTCGGTGGCTCAGCGTGTTGCTCAAGAGTTGGATGTGAAACTCGGGGAGGAAGTCGGATACAGCATTCGTTTCGAGGACATGACGAGTGAAAAAACGATCCTGAAGTACATGACGGACGGTATGCTGTTGCGAGAGGCAATGAACGACCACGATTTGAAGCGGTACAGCTGCATCATACTTGATGAAGCTCACGAAAGAACACTAGCCACGGATATCTTGATGGGTCTGCTGAAGGAAGTTGTGAAGAGGAGGCCTGATTTGAAGATTATTATCATGTCTGCCACTCTTGATGCACAGAAGTTCCAGAAGTACTTCAACAACGCGCCTTTACTGGCCGTGCCTGGACGAACGCATCCTGTTGAGATCTTCTACACTCCGGAGCCGGAGAGAGATTATGTCGAGGCAGCACTGCGAACAGTGTTGCAAATCCATGCCACAGAACCAGAGGGAGATGTCCTGTTATTCTTAACGGGTGAAGAGGAAATCGAAGACTGCTGTCGAAAGATCAGTATGGAGGCTGATGAGATGATTCGAGAAGCCGGAGCTGGACCTCTCAAAGTATATCCGCTGTACGGTTCTTTGCCTCCAGCACAACAGCAGAAGATCTTCGAACCTGCGCCTCCTCCATATCAAGCGGGCGGGAGACCGGGGCGGAAAGTCATCGTGTCGACCAACATTGCCGAAACTTCTTTGACCATTGACGGTATCGTGTACGTGGTTGATCCTGGCTTTAGCAAGCAAAAGGTCTACAATCCCCGAATACGCGTCGAATCACTTCTGGTGTCTCCTATTAGCAAAGCATCGGCACAGCAGAGAGCAGGTCGTGCTGGACGTACGAGACCTGGTAAATGCTTCCGTCTGTATACTGAGGGTGCATTCAAGAAGGAGCTCATTGACCAGTCATACCCAGAAATCCTGCGATCAAATTTGGCCAACACTGTGCTGGAGTTGAAGAAGCTCGGCATTGATGATCTGGTCCACTTCGATCTGATGGATCCACCTGCACCAGAAACTTTGATGCGTGCTCTGGAGGAGCTGAACTATCTTGCATGCCTggatgatgaaggagagcTTACACATCTCGGCAAGCTTGCTTCAGAATTTCCTCTCGATCCGGCACTGGCAGTGATGCTGATCAGTTCTCCGGAATTCTACTGCTCGAACGAAGTGCTGTCTATGACTGCATTATTAAGTGTTCCACAAGTCTTCACCCGTCCGGCGGCAAAGCGAAAGCAAGCTGACGAGATGAAGTCGCTCTTCACGCATGAAGAGGGTGACCATCTCACAATGCTCAACGTCTACCACGCTTTCAAGGGACCAGCTGCGCAAGAGAACGCGAAGCAATGGTGTCATGATCACTATCTGTCCTACCGTGCTCTGCAACAAGCAGACAATGTCCGCATGCAGCTGAAACGCATCATGGAGCGCGAAGAGATCGAACTCGTCAGCACCGATTTCAACGACAAGAATTACTACACCAACATTCGCAAAGCGCTGTGTGCTGGCTTCTTCATGCAAGTCGCCAAGAAGGATACTTCAGGCAAGACGTACGTCACGGTCAAGGACAACCAGTCTGTTCTGTTGCATCCCTCGACTGTGCTAGGACAAGACAGCGAGTGGGTGCTGTACAACGAATTCGTCCTAACGAGCAAGAATTACATCCGAACAGTCACTGCTGTGAAGCCAGAGTGGCTGCTTGACATCGCACCGAATTACTATGACGTTGATTCGTTCCCCAAGGGAGAGGTGCAGTCGAGTTTGAGGAGAACGGCGCAGAAaatggcgagaaggagtgAGATGAAGACTCGATAA
- a CDS encoding uncharacterized protein (antiSMASH:Cluster_6~BUSCO:EOG09260SAH): MGKNFCFKQARLDSTLHCEDLAAARGESIQRSYIIFVSMADPDQPQSLPQDIPTALYIGHHESQRTAAVTPELLGQANLAGYDMLTAPLTTPHFQSRVLTCLEEYVKEIKTAKHAETLPLPTIAPLLPEDTDLGPDEGNIAIIGVVSPWIDLGSPDPLIAHVSRQVFSLEVAYAAFVGIGNVIVHGPIEGSDHVQYARAVLEGLGLGPYVQLQILLPITGELELEGAEGAHLSELAREKYMPAPSEEDEAEPELFGTWETWNTIRAMGQYSNKLTVALELPRQLPSLELQSRWFSEPVRTLVMPRTTFLRNQAGYPVLDKGHQQLLSRFLRLKFAPWVLLADVDPIEAAEDALGQSGPEPTPAEAASAASKSKAADTLAHLRYMRRLQQTQPSRPPVEKFGQGYQDYIQSPLQPLTDNLESITYEVFEKDPVKYEWYERAVAVALKDIRAKLGEDKRPIVCAVAGAGRGPLVTRVLRASKSTGISIVPCAVEKNPNAHVLIQRRNATDPLWNKQVLVYKSDMRSWPGPTIDGKVNKVDILVSELLGSFADNELSPECLDGVQHVLHPDYGVNIPQSYSAHFTPISTPRLHSDLLSRSGEDKWELPAVVMLHQYDDLCRGPTQKNGQMQSVVFPELTPEIKDAWVFSHPIPEAIIAHAAHRAGGTLDAGGFTGGDGKNEHNVRTCHTRFSAKNRGICHGLAGYFESVLYAPEDRKLPPIELSTNPITMDQKSKDMISWFPIFFPLKTPLYVPDDAEVEVTMWRQTDDRKVWYEWIVEVYQKVGGKRWKLGGSVLHSSRTNGCLM, encoded by the exons ATGGGGAAGAATTTCTGCTTCAAGCAAGCACGACTCGACTCAACTTTGCATTGTGAGGATCTTGCAGCAGCTCGTGGCGAATCGATCCAGAGGTCGTAtatcatcttcgtcagcatGGCAGACCCGGATCAGCCTCAGAGCTTGCCACAAGACATCCCTACTGCACTCTACATCGGACACCATGAATCGCAAAGAACTGCTGCAGTCACACCAGAATTGCTGGGCCAAGCAAACCTCGCTGGATATGATATGCTTACTGCTCCTTTGACAACCCCTCACTTCCAGTCACGGGTTCTGACGTGCCTCGAGGAATACGTTAAAGAGATCAAGACTGCCAAGCATGCTGAAACATTGCCACTTCCTACCATAGCACCTCTTCTGCCCGAAGACACCGATTTGGGGCCAGATGAGGGCAACATTGCGATCATCGGTGTCGTCAGCCCTTGGATCGATCTTGGATCTCCAGACCCTCTTATCGCGCATGTCAGCCGGCAAGTCTTCAGTCTCGAGGTTGCCTACGCAGCGTTCGTGGGCATCGGCAATGTTATTGTTCACGGCCCCATTGAAGGCTCGGATCACGTCCAGTATGCCCGCGCTGTCCTCGAAGGGTTGGGTCTTGGTCCCTATGTCCAACTACAGATCCTCCTCCCGATCACAGGagagctcgagctcgaaggTGCTGAGGGAGCACATCTATCTGAGCTTGCGCGAGAGAAATATATGCCAGCGCcaagtgaagaagacgaggcagAGCCAGAGCTGTTCGGCACCTGGGAGACGTGGAACACGATCCGGGCCATGGGACAGTACAGCAATAAGCTGACAGTAG CACTCGAACTTCCGCGCCAACTACCCTCGCTCGAGCTTCAATCTCGTTGGTTCTCCGAGCCTGTGCGGACATTGGTAATGCCACGAACCACGTTTCTTCGCAACCAAGCTGGCTATCCTGTTCTAGACAAGGGCCACCAGCAGTTACTATCGCGATTTCTGCGCCTCAAGTTCGCGCCATGGGTGCTACTGGCCGACGTTGATCCTATTGAAG CTGCCGAGGATGCACTTGGACAATCAGGGCCAGAACCAAcgccagcagaagcagcatctGCGGCGTCTAAAAGCAAAGCCGCTGATACCTTGGCTCATCTGCGTTACATGCGACGCTTGCAACAAACGCAACCATCACGCCCCCCAGTGGAGAAATTCGGCCAAGGCTATCAGGACTACATACAATCACCCCTCCAGCCTCTGACTGATAATTTGGAGTCAATCACTTACGAGGTCTTCGAGAAGGACCCGGTCAAGTACGAATGGTACGAGAGAGCCGTGGCTGTAGCGCTCAAGGACATTCGTGCCAAGCTTGGAGAAGACAAGAGGCCGATTGTCTGCGCAGTTgcaggagctggaagaggtCCGCTTGTCACTCGCGTTCTACGAGCAAGCAAATCTACTGGCATCTCGATTGTGCCATGCGCAGTCGAGAAGAATCCTAATGCTCACGTCCTCATCCAACGACGCAACGCCACTGATCCGCTCTGGAACAAACAAGTCCTAGTCTACAAATCCGATATGCGAAGTTGGCCAGGTCCCACCATCGACGGAAAGGTCAACAAGGTCGACATCCTCGTATCTGAACTGCTTGGCTCTTTCGCCGACAACGAACTCTCGCCCGAGTGTCTCGATGGCGTCCAACACGTCCTACATCCCGACTACGGAGTCAACATCCCTCAATCCTACAGCGCTCATTTCACCCCAATTTCTACACCGCGTCTACACAGCGACCTCCTCAGCCGCAGCGGTGAAGACAAATGGGAACTTCCTGCTGTTGTCATGCTTCATCAGTACGATGACCTATGCCGTGGACCGACTCAAAAGAACGGGCAAATGCAGTCTGTCGTCTTTCCTGAATTGACCCCCGAGATCAAAGACGCCTGGGTCTTCTCTCATCCGATTCCTGAAGCGATCATCGCCCATGCTGCTCATCGCGCAGGCGGCACTCTGGATGCTGGAGGCTTTACCGGCGGCGACGGCAAGAACGAGCACAACGTCCGCACCTGCCACACCAGATTCAGTGCTAAGAACCGCGGAATATGCCACGGTCTAGCCGGGTACTTCGAGTCCGTCCTCTACGCTCCAGAAGACCGCAAACTCCCGCCTATCGAGCTCTCCACGAATCCAATCACGATGGACCAAAAGAGCAAGGACATGATATCTTGGTTCCCGATCTTCTTTCCGCTCAAAACTCCGTTGTATGTTCCGGACGACGCAGAAGTCGAGGTCACGATGTGGAGACAGACAGATGATCGGAAGGTGTGGTACGAGTGGATAGTGGAAGTCTATCAGAAGGTCGGAGGGAAGAGGTGGAAGCTGGGTGGAAGTGTGTTGCATTCGAGTCGAACGAATGGGTGTTTGATGTGA
- a CDS encoding uncharacterized protein (BUSCO:EOG09264LJU~antiSMASH:Cluster_6): MSFAGRTLGRWTSTTTRWSTATLPRSRAAWTCAECREQLVVRPTRTDKIGTLSVWARGFSSTTRRQDDKTEERLRRIQEENAARIRKEEEEARLRAEQKAQRLRHEEAEAQRREAEAQQRLQEQDEPKPQPSLSSQPQNTTATSTAPVTAAESSTTLPSHADSRRSDVQKRLTQFLDDLLLHASRIGQQVNQYTGTDYSGIENLRKEISSQEQKVRQLRRAVDEARNVHHDAYAQQTASQREIVALLERKSSWSPTDLERYMSLVRSEHLNEQSVSSAKSNLDVAENSLEEARSLLERLERKQYHEEQIWSDTIRRNSTWVTFGLMGFNIILLLANIVIFEPWRRKKIAKDVKGLLDEKAAVEEKRTARETGVEVSEKGVQVDEAELRSLEEFEKLKRAEEERPCDIAPPAETQESASTLTTGEMLPLEASEVVGAVPNVSDDIAKRKAATTEQPQPVRSMWEFYQDALSDLFSERIVQMRKVDVTNIALQGAASGFAIMGLLFVLLRPK; encoded by the coding sequence ATGAGCTTCGCCGGCAGGACACTGGGCCGATGGACATCGACCACGACAAGATGGAGCACAGCAACGCTGCCGAGGTCGAGAGCAGCGTGGACTTGTGCAGAGTGTCGCGAGCAACTTGTGGTTCGGCCTACGAGAACAGATAAGATTGGGACGTTGTCGGTATGGGCGCGTGGCTTCTCGAGCACGACGCGAAGGCAAGACGATAAGACGGAGGAGCGATTGCGGCGCATACAGGAAGAAAACGCTGCTCGCATACgcaaggaagaggaagaggctcgATTACGCGCAGAGCAAAAGGCTCAAAGACTGCGCCATGAGGAGGCCGAAGCACAGCGCAGAGAAGCAGAGGCACAGCAACGACTCCAAGAGCAGGATGAACCCAAACCACAACCATCCCTATCCTCCCAACCTCAAAATACGACAGCAACATCAACGGCTCCAGTAACCGCTGCCGAGTCCTCCACGACCCTTCCCTCCCACGCCGACTCCCGCCGCTCTGACGTACAAAAACGCCTCACGCAATTCCTCGATGATCTCCTCTTACACGCGTCTCGCATCGGCCAGCAAGTGAACCAATATACAGGAACGGACTACTCCGGCATCGAGAACCTCCGCAAAGAGATCTCCTCTCAGGAACAGAAAGTCCGACAGCTCCGACGTGCTGTCGACGAAGCTCGAAATGTTCACCATGACGCCTACGCGCAACAAACAGCCAGTCAGCGAGAAATCGTAGCATTGCTCGAGCGAAAAAGCAGCTGGTCGCCAACCGATCTTGAACGATACATGTCTCTTGTCCGATCAGAGCATTTGAATGAGCAGAGTGTCAGTTCCGCCAAATCGAATCTCGACGTCGCAGAGAATTCGCTCGAAGAAGCGAGGAGTTTGTTGGAGAGGTTAGAGAGAAAGCAGTATCATGAAGAGCAGATTTGGAGTGATACGATAAGGAGAAATTCCACGTGGGTGACATTTGGCCTGATGGGGTTCAACATAATTCTGCTGCTTGCAAATATTGTGATCTTCGAgccgtggaggaggaagaagattgcGAAGGATGTGAAAGGATTGTTGGATGAGAAGGCCGCagtcgaggagaagaggacagCAAGGGAAACGGGGGTAGAGGTCAGCGAGAAGGGAGTGCAAGTGGATGAGGCAGAGCTGAGGAGCCTGGAGGAATTTGAGAAATTGAAGAGAGCGGAGGAGGAGCGCCCATGTGATATTGCTCCTCCGGCTGAGACTCAAGAGAGTGCATCGACACTTACCACCGGAGAGATGCTTCCACTAGAGGCATCAGAAGTGGTTGGAGCCGTGCCCAACGTCTCGGATGACATCGCGAAGAGAAAGGCCGCCACGACCGAGCAGCCTCAACCCGTGCGATCAATGTGGGAGTTCTATCAAGATGCGCTGAGCGATCTGTTCTCCGAACGCATTGTCCAGATGCGCAAAGTCGATGTGACCAACATCGCCCTGCAAGGCGCAGCGTCAGGCTTCGCTATAATGGGCCTTTTATTTGTCCTGTTGCGGCCGAAATGA
- a CDS encoding uncharacterized protein (antiSMASH:Cluster_6) — translation MPPIDPSTGQPLPESTIQRILFTHHPVHVYGIPPLTSTSGFSASSWTSPTKPTAQQIFTARLQVIETSHSETSLLKCAVVLSDPTSGDLFAAAPYTAPAAVQQANDSSRFFAIRVVGEGGMKATLGIGFEERGAAFDFGIALTEARKVLGMGATGEQQNGGPRGRASELQKKMEVDAKKDFSLKEGEKIVVNVPGAAKGRRQRPETSASGGGGGDDAALFSIAPPPPAAGTSQSNQQKTAADDQVEGRTAQELGFDDGEFGEFQ, via the coding sequence CATTCTCTTCACCCACCATCCTGTTCACGTCTATGGCATTCCACCTCTGACCTCGACCTCCGGCTTCAGTGCTTCATCCTGGACCTCTCCAACCAAGCCCACCGCTCAACAGATCTTTACAGCTCGGTTGCAAGTCATCGAGACTTCCCACTCCGAGACCTCACTCCTCAAATGCGCCGTTGTCCTTTCAGACCCCACATCTGGAGATCTCTTTGCGGCAGCACCATATACCGCTCCTGCCGCTGTGCAACAAGCCAATGACAGTTCGCGGTTCTTCGCGATCCGTGTTGTAGGCGAAGGCGGAATGAAAGCGACATTGGGTATTGGCTTTGAGGAAAGAGGTGCGGCGTTCGATTTTGGCATTGCTTTGACGGAGGCGAGGAAGGTCCTGGGGATGGGTGCAACGggagagcagcagaacgGAGGTCCACGGGGGAGGGCTTCGGAattgcagaagaagatggaggtTGATGCGAAGAAAGACTTCAGTCTGAAAGAAGGCGAGAAGATCGTGGTCAATGTGCCGGGTGCAGCCAAAGGAAGGCGGCAAAGGCCAGAAACGAGTGCAAGTGGAGGgggcggtggtgatgatgctgctctATTCAGTAttgctccaccgccgcctgctgctgggACTTCGCAAAGCAATCAGCAAAAGACGGCGGCCGATGATCAAGTGGAAGGGAGAACAGCTCAAGAGCTAGGCTTTGATGATGGAGAATTTGGCGAGTTTCAGTGA